The following nucleotide sequence is from Deltaproteobacteria bacterium.
TTCCTTCGGCGCTGAAGGCGAGGCGATTGGCGAGGTTGTGTTCAATACATCTATGGCAGGGTATCAGGAGATTTTGACTGACCCGTCTTATAAAGGGCAGATTGTTACAATGACATATACCCAGATTGGCAACTATGGAATCAATGAAGAGGATGTTGAGTCTCATAGACCATGGGCAGAGGGTTTTATAGTAAAGGAATCTTGCGATTATCCAAGCAACTGGCGGTGCAAGGAAACATTAGACAGTTATCTAAAGAAAAATAATATTGTCGGAATAAAGGGCATAGACACAAGGGCTTTGACAAGGCATTTGAGGACTCACGGCGCAATGAACGGTGTTATATCAACAGAATTGGGGACAGAAGTTGGGGACAGATTTGAAATCTGTCCCCTATTATCTGTCCCCAGCCTTGTTAAAAAGGCAAGGGAATTTCCATCCATGGCAGGGCTTGATTTAGCAAAAGAGGTTACATGCAAAGAGCCTTATTATTGGAAACAGGGCTTGTGGAATTTAGAAAGAGGTTATACACTCCGAACTCCGAACTCCGAACTCCGAACTTACCGTGTGGTTGCCTACGATTTCGGAATTAAATTCAACATCCTCCGCAACCTTGTCCATTTTGGATGCGATGTTACTGTAGTGCCTGCGTGGACATCTGCCGAAGATGTTTTAAAGATGAACCCGGATGGTATATTCCTGTCTAATGGTCCCGGAGATCCTGATGCTGTAACATAT
It contains:
- the carA gene encoding glutamine-hydrolyzing carbamoyl-phosphate synthase small subunit — protein: MPLPKKSILALADGTVFEGCSFGAEGEAIGEVVFNTSMAGYQEILTDPSYKGQIVTMTYTQIGNYGINEEDVESHRPWAEGFIVKESCDYPSNWRCKETLDSYLKKNNIVGIKGIDTRALTRHLRTHGAMNGVISTELGTEVGDRFEICPLLSVPSLVKKAREFPSMAGLDLAKEVTCKEPYYWKQGLWNLERGYTLRTPNSELRTYRVVAYDFGIKFNILRNLVHFGCDVTVVPAWTSAEDVLKMNPDGIFLSNGPGDPDAVTYAIENVRKLIGKKPIFGICLGHQILGLALGGKTYKLKFGHRGGNQPVMDLTTRRVEITAQNHGFAVDVDSLKGIAELTHINLNDKTVEGLAHKKLPLYSVQYHPEASPGPHDASYLFKRFVDLMEGRWSLNLIQEVGGLRPS